In the genome of Capricornis sumatraensis isolate serow.1 chromosome 4, serow.2, whole genome shotgun sequence, the window aaaatgctttttttaaatttagacaattattttctaaaaattaaattaaattataaaaatatttaggaaaaatggCAGTCTTAGAAAATTAGGCTTGTTAAGTAACATATTATGACTGTGACTTGAATGTAGTCTTTCAGTCACCGTGTAGTTTTGAAAGAATTTTCAAATATAGATCCTGATCTTAAACTATTTTTACAAAGGATTTTTGTTAATGTATTGAATACTATCATATCTTCCAATATATTCtctatttgttttgtatttaaatataGGAATACATAGAATTATCAACAATTATCTCACTTTGAATTTGTGATTTAGTTGGTGTTTATCATATCATGAAATACACCTACATTAAGAAGCTTAGTTAATTACAAATTAAagtggaattttttctttttaaaatactttaaatacttATCTAAAACTTTTCTCatatgcaaactttttttttatatgcaaacttttaaatctcttttctGTGCTTACCAATATGTATGTTGAGATAATACTATAAAGTTTTTCTTTGTCAGTAAAGAAATTAAAGTCCAAAAATATTTCCCAAAGGATATACACAACTATAGAAGAAAAAGTTCCTTGTATTTGGACTATTATTAAACTGTTTGTACTTGTGGTTATTTCAGTCCTCATGGACAACAGCCCTGGAGTCTACACTTATGTCTCCATAATTGATTTCATGATTACGCCTCTCCCAGTGGAATCCATCATAGAGGATGAGTAAAAGCTCAATGGTAAAATACCCTTGAAAAAGGTATCAGAGATTTTAAATAACTGAGGACATTAAAAACACCACTTTTGATTCACTAGCTCATGATCACAGACTCTGGCTGACACAAGGTTGCTGTGATCTTTAAATATCCATAGTTATCCTTACTTTAAGACATATGAGGTATACTAGAATTCAGGAAAGGGATTTCCTTTATTATATCACTTAAGTTTACTTTCTTTGTCTAAAGAGTAGGATCTCTTGAATTGATGCAACCTTGGTAGAAAGTTGTTCATTGCAGTATAAGCATTGGAATATTCACCAGCTTCTATCTTAGCTTTTAAAGAGAGGGCCAAGTAAttatgacatttttttaaattaaataactaTTAATGGAAGTTCAACACTTGTAATGAAGCAATTAAAATTCATGTATTTGAGGGAATGACTTTGATATGAGAAAAGGAACATATGTTTAGTAGTAGAATTAGAGAACTTTATCTACTCTTagtgcttttttattttacttaacatacCAATATTGTCTAATTACATTGTTTTCAAAGATGGTTCCAATAACAATGGAAACTAAATATATtgaggtaaaataaaataaaaatatttcaaatatttttaatactccTGTAATAACACAAATACTGAGTTAGCTATCATAATGGCTATAAACACCATAGAGATTACATGCAATATGCTTATTTTAGATAAGATGTAATACTCCTAATTTGGATAAGATaatttttaacaataaatatAGTAAGAATAGAAATTCAGAAAGTGAGTGATCTTAGACAATAAAATATGCTAATTTCTTACAGAAATCCTTGCCAATGtatgatttaaataaaataaccaaataaCTTCTTTCATTGCTTAATAGAAAAACAATTCCTGAAGTTTAGTAATATCCAAATCCAAATTCATGCATTTTATTGATGTTAAAATTGTTTTGTATACCTTTTCTcattaataagtaaataatgtATAGCTACATTTAAAAGAGTACTGATGAATTGATGATTCAAAGtcacaatttcatttcttttgccttgtgCCTCTCAGCAGTTGTCTGCCATGGGTGACAGGGGAACAAGCAACCACTCAGAAGTGACTGACTTCATTCTTGTCAGCTTCAGGGTCCGCGCAGAGCTCCACGTTCTCCTCTTCCTGCTATTTCTACTTATCTACACCATGATCCTTCTAGGAAATATTGGCATGATGGTCATTATTATGACTGACCCCCGGCTGAACACACCAATGTATTTCTTCCTAGGCAACCTCTCCTTCATTGATCTCTTCTATTCATCTGTTATTGCACCCAAGGCTATGATCAACTTCTGGTCTGAGAGCAAGTCCATCTCATTTGCAGGCTGTGTGACCCAGCTCTTTCTCTTCGCCCTCTTCATTGTGACCGAGGGGTTTCTCCTGGCAGCCATGGCTTATGACCGCTTCATTGCCATCTGCAACCCACTCCTCTACTCTGTCCAGATGTCAACACATCTCTGTGTTCAGTTGTTGGCTGGTTCCTATTTTTGTGGCTGCATCAGCTCAGTTCTTCAAACCAGCATGACATTTACTTTATCCTTTTGTGCATCTCGGACCATTGACCATTTTTACTGTGATGACCGTCCACTTCAGAGGATTTCTTGTTCTGATCTCTATATTCATaagttggtttcttttttcttatgcAGCATTATCATTTTGCCTACCATAATTGTCATTAttgtgtcatatatatatatagtatccaCAGTTCTAAAAATACGCTCCACTGAGGGGCGAAAGAAAGTCTTCTCCACTTGCAGCTCTCACCTAGGAGTCGTGAGTGTACTGTATGGTGCTGTATTTTTTATGTATCTCACTCCTGATCCATTTCCTGAGTTGAGTAAAGTAGCTTCCTTATGTTACACCCTAGTCACTCCTATGTTGAATCCTTTGATTTACTCTCTGAGGAACAAAGATGTCAAAGAAGCTCTGAGAAAGAGCCTAGAGAAAAGAtactttaattctatttttacagTGATGTAAATGAAAGTCCTGGGAATTATAACAACTTGGGGAAGCAACTGATTAAAAAGTTGTACCCATTGATCTTAGAAATATTTAATCATAAAGTTTTCCTTCATTAGAATTCCATGTACTTACAGCTGAAAAGTACATTTGCACTATGGTTTGCCTGTTTTGTTCAAGAATGGAATGACTTTCTCTGTGCTTCATCTTCATTATGCTTGCGTTAGTAACATGTGTTCTGTGGATATAAAAGTACTTGGTAGAGGTAGCACAATCTAAtgtaataagaaaatgaaatatcataTTTACTGAAGAAATCTTTGTGAACTCTTAGTGAGAGAATCACTCTGCAGTGCACAGTCTGAAGGGTGACATGTAAGTAACTTTTAATTGCCCAGAAGctaaatgaatttatttcatgGCTTCTCTGACTTGAATAATTATATTTCCCCATCATTTGAATATTTATCAATCTGATAAATTACTTTTGGATTTCCTCCCTTTTTAgaagaaaactgtaagaaaataaacatgagtaaatttaatattttgttatatgtgctttagtgagaattttttttatcaattcaatatttattgaattttgatGTACCCTTTGCCCTAAAAAAATTCTTAGGTATAAATAATTTCtctacttgttcagttcagttcagctgctcagtcgtgtcggactctttctgaccccatgaatcgcagcacgccaggcctccctgtccatcacaaactccgggagttcgctcagactcgcGTCCACCGAGTcaatgaagccatccagccatctcatcctcggtcatccccttcttcttgagGTCACAGTAATTGAGAGGAAATAGATGACTAGAGAGCTGATATGCCATatgttcagcaatacgtgaacagtgaactccctgatgtgcaagctggttttagaaaaagcagaggaaccagatatcaaattgccaacatctgctggatcatggaaaaagcaagagagttccagaaaaacatctatttctgcttttttgactatgccaaagcctttgactgtgtggatcacaataaaccacggaaaattctgaaagagatgggaataccagactacctaacctgcctcttgagaaatctgtatgcaggtcaggaagcaacagttagaactggacatggaacaacagactggttcaaataggaaaaggagtacatcaaggctgtatattgtcaccctgcttatttaacttctgtgcagagtacatcatgagaaatgctggactgaaagacacacagctgaaaataaaattgccgggagaaatatcaataaccccagatatgcagatgacaccaccctaataggagaaagtgaggaggagctaaaaagcctcttgatgaaagtgaaagaggagagtgaaaaagttggcttaaagctcaacattcagaaaacaaagatcatggcatctggtcccatcacttcatgggaaatagatggggaaacagtagaaacagtgtcagactttatttttttgggctccaaaatcactgcagatggtgactgcagccatgaaattaaaagacgcttactccttggaaggaaagttatgaccaacctagatagtatattcaaaagcagagacattactttgccaactaaggtccgtctagtcaaggctatggtttttcctgtggtcatgtatggatgtgagagttggaccacagccttcacaaagaaggctgagcgccaaagaatttatgcgtttgaactgtggtgttggagaaaactcttgagggtcccttggactgcaaggagatccaaccagtccattctgaaggagatcagccctgggatttcattggaaggaatgatgctaaagctgaaactccagtactctggacacctcatgcgaagagttgactcactggaaaagactctgatgctgggagggattgggggcaagaggagaaggggatgacagaggatgagatggctggatggcatcacagactcaatggacgtgagtctgagggagctctgagagatggtgatggccagggaggcctggagtgctgcgattcatggggtcgcaaagagtcgacacgactgagcaactgaactgaactgaactgaaacccaatgaataaaagcaaatatagaaATACATATAGAGTACAGTAGTTAAAGATGAGTGATCCAAATGATCAAGGAAAATTTCAAAGCTTCCTAAAATTTAGTTCTTGATTTTAATGCACAAGAGAGGGGGTAAGAGAAACTTAAAAGGAAATTCATGGAACTACACACACCTATATAACAAGACAAGGAAGATTTCTTTTATTCTGCAAGCAGCAGGGAAGcactctggatttttaaaaagatatattgtGTTTAAATTGGTATTTTAGAAAAATTGCATtttaactttcacttcacttcagttcagttgctaagtcgtgtctgactctttgtgaccccatgaattgcagcacaccaggcctccctgtccatcaccagctccgggagtttacccaaattcatgtccatcgaatcagtgatgctatccagccatctcatcctctgccgtgcccttctcctcctgccctcaaaccctcccagcatcagacacctttccaatgagtcaactcttctcataaggtggccaaagtattggaatttcagctttagcctcagtccttctaaagaacacccaggactgatctcctttagagtggaccagttggatttccttgcagtccaagggactctcaagagtcttctccaacaccacagttcaaaagcatcaattcatcagtgctcagctgtctccacagtccaactttcacatccatacatgaccactggataaaccatagccttaactagacctttgttggcaaaataatgtctctgcttttgaatatgctatctaggttggtcataactttccttccaaggagtaagtttcatttaatttcatggctgcagtcaccatatgcagtgattttggagcccccaaaaataaagtctgacactgtttccactgtttccccatctatttcccatgaagtgatgggagcagatgccatgatctttgttttctgaatgttgagctttaagccaactttttcactctcctctttgctttcatcaagaggctttttagttctcttcactttctgcaataagggtggtgtcatctgcatatctgaggttattgatggaatacggaatgaagcagggcaaaggctaatagagttttgccaagagaatgcactggtcatagcaaacaccctcttccaacaacacaagagaagactctacacatggacatcaccagatggtcaacaccaaaatcagattgattttattctttgcagccaaaaatcgagaaactatacagtcagcaaaaacaagaccaggagctgactgtggctcagatcatgaactccttattgccaaattcagacttaaatcgaagaaagtaggaaataccactagaccattcaggtatgacctaaatcaaatccctatgattatacagtggaagtgagaaataggtttaagggactagatctgatagagtgcctgatgaactatggatggaggttcgtgacattgtacaggagacaggggtcaagaccatccccatggaaaagaaatgcaaaaaagcaaaatgcctctCTGGGGAgtccttacatatagctgtgaaaagaagagaagcaaaaagcaaaagagaaaaggaaagatataagcatctgaatgcagagttccaaagaatagcaagaagagataagaaagccttcttcagtgatcaatgcaaagaaatagaggcaaacaaaagaatgggaaagactagagatctcttcaagaaaattagagataccaagggaacatttcatgcaaagatgggctcgataaaggacagaaatggtctggacctaacagaagcagaagatattaagatgaggtggcaagaatacacagaagaactgtacaataaagatcttcacgaccaagataatcatgatgatgtgatcactcacctacagccagatatcctggaatgtgaagtcaagtgggtcttagaaaccatcactacaaacaaagctagtggaggtgatggaattccagttgagctatttctaatgctgaaagatgatgctgggaaagtgctgcactcaatatgccagcaagtttgaaaaagtccgcagtggccacagtactggaaaaagtcagttttcattccaattccaaagaaaggcaatgccaaagaatgctcaaactactgcacaattgcactcatctcacacgctagtaaagtaatgctcaaaattctccaagctaggctttagcaatacgtgaaccctgaacttccagatgttcaagctggttttagaaaaggcagaggaaccagagatcaaattgccaacatctgctggatcatggaaaaagcaacagagttccagaaaaacatctatttctgttttattgactatgccaaagcctttgactgtgaggatcacaataaattgtggacaattctgaaagagatgggcataccataccacctgccctgcctcttgagaaacctatatgcaagtcaggaagcaaccgttagaactggacatggaacaacacacacgagtacgtcaagtctgtgtaatgtcaccctgcttatttaacttatatgcagagtacatcataagaaatgctgggctggaagaagcacaagctggaatcaatattttaACTTTGGGTAGATAAATATTCATGGAAGAAGATAATAACAAAAGCCTCTGATTATCCAAATGAGAGGTTATGATTGTTTTAATGATAGCAGTCTTACATGAGACAATGAAGAGAGGGAATATATTTAAAACCATGGATAAAGTAAGCTGGATATTGGGATGGTTAATAAAATGAGATCTGGTGGAAGTTAATAATCATTTCAATGTTTAAGAATCTCTCACTGGGAAAATGCTGCCTCATAAAATAAGGAATAAAATgcaattaataatatttaatcatTAAGAGTTAAGAAAATTATTCCAGAACTCAGACTGAGCTTTCAAATTCTGCTTTTGCCTATGTGTTCCAAGGTCAACTGTCTTGACTTTGCAGAAACTCTTCTCAGTTTAATATAAAATTACTAATGTCTAATGGGCAAAGACCCTGTGCCTGGGATTTAGATGAGAAGTAACTGAAAAGAATTAGGAATTTCTTTCATTGAAGGTTTGTTCCATCATAGGACTCAAAGTGTTGCatgaaagattttttattttacacacaAAAGAATGCTATTTAATATATGCCTAAtttaagattcagaaaactaagatcatggcatctggtcccatcacttcatggcaaatatggggaaacagtggaaacagtgtcagactttatttttccggactccaaatcactgcagatggtgattgcacccatgaaattaaatgaaacttactccttggaaggaaagttatgaccaacctagatagcatattcaaaagcagagacattacttt includes:
- the LOC138078997 gene encoding olfactory receptor 9K2-like, giving the protein MGDRGTSNHSEVTDFILVSFRVRAELHVLLFLLFLLIYTMILLGNIGMMVIIMTDPRLNTPMYFFLGNLSFIDLFYSSVIAPKAMINFWSESKSISFAGCVTQLFLFALFIVTEGFLLAAMAYDRFIAICNPLLYSVQMSTHLCVQLLAGSYFCGCISSVLQTSMTFTLSFCASRTIDHFYCDDRPLQRISCSDLYIHKLVSFFLCSIIILPTIIVIIVSYIYIVSTVLKIRSTEGRKKVFSTCSSHLGVVSVLYGAVFFMYLTPDPFPELSKVASLCYTLVTPMLNPLIYSLRNKDVKEALRKSLEKRYFNSIFTVM